One Natrinema halophilum genomic window carries:
- a CDS encoding APC family permease, whose protein sequence is MDSFRSLLTRNRQGKLGLLEVVAMGVGGMVSGGIYAVLGVAMRQAGNAVPLSYLIAGILTLVTAYSYLKLTLHFGEHGGVFSFVEHIVDSPSLAAYVGWVLVVGYVGVMAMYAFAFGAYTLTAARAIAGFELPQLLRPVISVLIVAVFVGLNLRGVEETGLFEDIAVYIKITILLSLAVLGIVFYNGSVTSVHFFNKGVVSPITGFAIIFVSYEGFQLLVYDYEDIADVEQVLPVGMYIAIAIAIAIYVSVSFMVTLHLTPEQLVAHEEVALAEAVSNIPLLGGAGFVLVILSAMKSTSSGINATLFGTARLVHKIATEGALPRVFSFRNREGIPVYALVIMGSLTAAFAALGSLKQITEFGSVAFLASFAVTNYTNLRLADETGSIRFLPALGLIGTTVAIPVVLYHLYRTDVEILLWIVGIFVSLFLLEFLYLQRSPFDPAIDGD, encoded by the coding sequence ATGGATTCGTTTCGCTCCTTGCTAACGCGCAACCGTCAGGGAAAACTCGGCCTGCTCGAGGTCGTCGCGATGGGCGTCGGGGGAATGGTATCGGGTGGGATCTACGCCGTGCTCGGCGTCGCGATGCGACAGGCCGGTAATGCCGTCCCGCTTTCGTACCTCATCGCGGGGATTTTGACGCTGGTGACCGCCTACTCCTATCTCAAGCTGACGCTTCACTTCGGGGAGCACGGTGGCGTCTTCTCGTTCGTCGAGCACATCGTCGACAGCCCGAGTCTCGCCGCCTACGTCGGCTGGGTGCTCGTCGTCGGCTACGTCGGCGTGATGGCGATGTACGCGTTCGCGTTCGGCGCGTACACCCTCACCGCGGCCCGGGCTATCGCCGGGTTCGAACTCCCACAACTCCTTCGACCGGTCATCTCAGTCCTGATCGTCGCCGTCTTCGTCGGGCTCAACCTGCGAGGCGTCGAGGAAACCGGGCTCTTCGAGGATATCGCGGTTTACATCAAGATCACGATTCTGCTATCCCTCGCAGTCCTCGGAATCGTCTTCTACAACGGGAGCGTGACCTCGGTCCACTTCTTCAACAAAGGTGTCGTAAGCCCCATCACCGGGTTCGCGATCATCTTCGTCTCATACGAAGGGTTTCAACTGCTCGTCTACGATTACGAGGACATCGCGGACGTAGAGCAGGTGCTGCCGGTCGGGATGTATATCGCGATTGCCATCGCGATAGCGATCTACGTGTCCGTCTCGTTTATGGTGACGCTCCATTTGACGCCCGAACAGCTCGTCGCTCACGAGGAAGTCGCACTCGCCGAGGCGGTTTCCAACATTCCGTTGTTGGGTGGTGCCGGATTCGTCCTCGTCATCCTCTCCGCGATGAAAAGCACCTCGTCAGGCATCAACGCCACCCTGTTCGGGACAGCCCGGCTCGTCCACAAAATCGCGACCGAGGGGGCCCTGCCGAGGGTCTTCTCGTTTCGAAACCGGGAGGGGATTCCCGTATACGCGCTCGTGATAATGGGCAGCCTGACGGCGGCGTTCGCCGCCCTCGGCTCGCTCAAGCAAATCACCGAGTTCGGATCGGTGGCGTTTCTGGCCTCGTTTGCGGTCACCAACTACACGAATCTCAGGCTCGCCGACGAGACGGGTTCGATCCGCTTCCTTCCCGCGCTTGGCCTGATCGGAACGACCGTCGCGATCCCGGTCGTGCTCTATCACCTCTATCGCACCGACGTCGAGATCCTGCTCTGGATCGTCGGCATCTTCGTCTCGCTCTTTCTCCTTGAGTTTCTCTACCTGCAGCGGAGCCCGTTCGATCCTGCGATCGACGGCGACTGA
- a CDS encoding DUF7512 family protein: MIGSFATAADAAVLIGIVLLEAIVLYVGYGAAEEALAEPIVKRITNV, translated from the coding sequence ATGATCGGCAGTTTCGCTACGGCTGCAGACGCCGCCGTGCTCATCGGTATTGTGCTCCTCGAGGCCATCGTCCTGTACGTCGGCTACGGTGCAGCAGAAGAAGCGCTCGCAGAACCAATCGTCAAACGAATCACGAACGTCTAA
- a CDS encoding inorganic phosphate transporter, whose translation MELTILALFVTAGFASLFMAWVIGAGSSGATPFAPAVGANAISTMRAAFIVGIFGLAGAVTQGGNVSEAIGRGLVGGVNLPAMGVIVVLLIGAGLMAVGIRTGYPIATAFTVTGAVIGVGLALGGTPVWSKYQQIGIVWVMTPFVGGGLAYAIASVLPRTDVPERFSVPILAGLVSAVLANVEFAFLGPAGSAGTAVRLVQRSIGFESVGALVSISLAIGIAITGIVYWDVRRDLTGGLRRVLLALGSLVAFSAGGSQVGLAVGPLFPLLDEVAAVSTAAVLFGGGVGILVGSWTGAPRMIKSLAQDYSSLGPRRSIAALVPSFLISQLAILLGVPVSFNEIVVSAIIGSGAAVGGGDAINPRKILLTIGAWAASFVLAFTIGYGLVAAISLI comes from the coding sequence ATGGAATTGACGATACTTGCCCTGTTCGTTACTGCCGGATTCGCGAGCCTCTTTATGGCCTGGGTTATCGGTGCCGGCTCCAGCGGTGCGACGCCGTTCGCACCAGCGGTTGGAGCGAACGCCATATCGACGATGCGCGCCGCGTTCATCGTCGGGATATTCGGGCTCGCCGGAGCCGTCACTCAGGGTGGGAACGTTTCGGAAGCGATCGGTCGTGGTCTGGTCGGCGGGGTGAACCTACCGGCGATGGGCGTCATCGTCGTCTTACTGATCGGAGCGGGACTCATGGCGGTCGGTATTCGGACCGGCTATCCGATCGCAACCGCGTTTACGGTAACCGGTGCAGTAATCGGTGTCGGACTTGCACTCGGCGGAACGCCCGTCTGGTCGAAGTATCAACAGATCGGAATCGTCTGGGTTATGACACCGTTCGTCGGCGGCGGGCTCGCGTATGCTATCGCGAGCGTTCTCCCACGCACGGACGTCCCGGAGCGGTTCAGCGTTCCGATACTCGCGGGCCTCGTCAGTGCCGTCCTGGCGAACGTAGAGTTCGCGTTTCTGGGACCTGCCGGATCAGCGGGTACCGCTGTAAGGCTCGTCCAGCGATCGATCGGCTTCGAGAGCGTCGGTGCGTTAGTCAGTATCTCACTGGCGATCGGGATTGCGATTACGGGTATCGTCTACTGGGACGTCCGTCGAGACCTGACCGGTGGACTCAGGCGAGTACTGCTGGCGCTCGGCTCACTCGTGGCGTTCTCGGCCGGCGGAAGTCAGGTCGGGCTCGCAGTCGGGCCGTTGTTCCCCCTACTCGACGAGGTAGCTGCGGTCTCTACAGCTGCCGTTCTCTTCGGTGGCGGCGTCGGTATCCTCGTCGGCTCGTGGACTGGGGCACCGCGGATGATCAAGTCACTCGCGCAGGACTACTCGTCGCTGGGACCGCGGCGATCGATTGCAGCGCTCGTCCCGTCGTTTCTCATCTCCCAGCTCGCCATCCTACTCGGGGTGCCCGTGTCGTTCAACGAGATCGTCGTCAGCGCGATTATCGGCAGCGGTGCCGCTGTGGGTGGAGGAGATGCGATCAATCCACGAAAAATCCTGCTGACGATCGGCGCATGGGCTGCGTCGTTCGTCCTCGCGTTCACTATCGGGTATGGCCTCGTCGCCGCGATATCACTGATATAA
- a CDS encoding polysaccharide deacetylase family protein, whose protein sequence is MAHEPDADGDSSRRRMLAVLGAASTTLAGCMDALSDGDSGGTEADDGTGGNGSGGNADAGPVRWPAIEAGEVISNFESLDEWSPRSGEIAAAPDEARSGSQAAAVESDTGNAGMRIRFPDGFDLEGWDTSVAVKPESATKITVEFFAPSQSARLASTRVIPDEYDGWFRMDCGYQQKPGDDPDLSTVTGMTISADGPDGGPTRLLVDDLRRTKSAGNGKAILAFYGSHDSHYEIAAEMLAERDWAGAVPISPERIGNAGRMELSDLRDLRDRGWDICSYPQVSTPLPEHPEEQQRELFETARDALEKAGFEKGSRHLFIPDSGPDPTAYEVARDVHESAFLYSSGTTGVPPSEMHLIPLIWGPALHTGVRRHINLSDQYNLLTVLRIPRIVDEDDVGINENRMSLDDFGLLLDHIEQRGLDVVTPSDLVDGTWEGDGSGDEPANRERPEGTILEAGQSHEFEGSGSDDSPTFELDDGVLVASTTHEADSEITVDVTKADGNGRDENLVTTSGDTTAKSIMAVESGTYGLEVDADGAWSIELAQPAVESDELEDLPVEADGTGSAFVGPLWTEGRTRVLATHDGDGTFIVDGYGADGSREILVHRSGEFNNARSYKAGGPVWINIEADGDWTLEVVDS, encoded by the coding sequence ATGGCTCACGAACCCGACGCGGATGGCGACTCTTCCCGACGGCGCATGTTAGCCGTACTCGGTGCCGCCTCGACGACGCTCGCTGGCTGTATGGACGCACTGTCGGACGGCGACTCCGGCGGGACGGAAGCCGACGACGGGACCGGTGGAAACGGATCCGGCGGTAACGCTGATGCCGGTCCCGTACGCTGGCCAGCTATCGAAGCGGGCGAAGTGATTTCGAATTTCGAATCTCTTGACGAGTGGTCGCCCCGGTCCGGCGAAATAGCGGCTGCGCCTGACGAAGCGCGGTCCGGTTCGCAGGCGGCCGCCGTCGAGAGCGACACTGGGAACGCCGGCATGCGGATTCGGTTCCCTGACGGATTCGACCTCGAGGGCTGGGACACCTCGGTCGCGGTCAAGCCCGAATCCGCTACGAAAATCACCGTCGAGTTTTTCGCGCCGTCACAGAGCGCGCGCCTCGCTAGCACTCGCGTGATACCGGACGAGTACGACGGCTGGTTTCGGATGGATTGTGGCTACCAGCAAAAGCCCGGCGACGATCCGGATCTCTCGACTGTCACCGGTATGACGATCTCCGCGGACGGACCCGACGGCGGCCCGACCAGACTGCTCGTAGACGACCTCCGCCGAACGAAATCGGCCGGAAACGGGAAAGCAATCCTCGCCTTCTACGGCAGTCACGATTCGCACTACGAAATCGCGGCCGAAATGCTCGCAGAGCGCGACTGGGCCGGAGCAGTTCCGATCAGTCCGGAGCGCATCGGCAACGCCGGTCGGATGGAGCTTTCCGACCTTCGCGATCTCCGGGATCGCGGCTGGGATATCTGTTCCTACCCGCAGGTGTCGACCCCGCTTCCCGAACACCCCGAGGAGCAACAGCGAGAACTCTTCGAAACCGCTCGAGACGCACTCGAAAAGGCCGGTTTCGAAAAGGGGTCGCGTCATCTGTTCATTCCCGATAGCGGTCCGGACCCGACGGCCTACGAAGTCGCCAGAGACGTCCACGAGTCAGCGTTCCTGTACAGCTCCGGGACGACCGGCGTACCGCCGTCCGAGATGCATCTGATTCCGCTCATCTGGGGGCCGGCGCTTCACACCGGTGTTCGCCGTCATATCAATCTCTCCGATCAGTACAACCTGCTCACCGTGTTGCGGATTCCCCGGATCGTCGACGAAGATGACGTGGGCATCAACGAAAACAGAATGTCGCTCGACGACTTCGGGCTCCTTCTCGATCACATCGAACAGCGCGGTCTCGACGTTGTCACCCCCTCCGATCTCGTCGACGGGACCTGGGAGGGCGACGGTAGCGGTGACGAACCCGCGAACAGAGAGCGACCGGAGGGGACCATCCTCGAGGCAGGGCAATCCCACGAATTCGAGGGATCGGGCTCGGACGACTCACCGACGTTCGAACTCGACGACGGCGTTCTCGTCGCGAGCACCACCCACGAGGCCGATTCGGAGATCACCGTCGACGTGACGAAGGCTGACGGAAACGGACGCGACGAAAACCTGGTGACGACGTCAGGGGATACAACAGCCAAGTCGATCATGGCCGTCGAGAGCGGCACCTACGGACTCGAGGTCGACGCGGACGGTGCGTGGTCGATCGAACTGGCCCAGCCCGCCGTCGAGAGCGACGAGCTCGAGGATCTCCCCGTGGAGGCCGACGGGACCGGGTCGGCGTTCGTCGGGCCGTTATGGACGGAGGGCCGAACCAGGGTCCTCGCGACGCACGATGGCGACGGCACGTTCATCGTCGACGGCTACGGTGCGGACGGCAGTCGGGAGATACTCGTCCATCGGAGCGGCGAATTCAATAACGCCCGATCGTACAAGGCAGGAGGCCCCGTCTGGATCAATATCGAAGCCGACGGTGACTGGACGCTCGAGGTCGTCGACTCGTAG
- a CDS encoding ArsR/SmtB family transcription factor translates to MVVTNGTYRVQDRGTPDSPEIFQTLADEYARKILVAADNGPKTAKTLSEECDASLTTIYRRVSTLQEHGLIEERHTVDSDGSHRSEFETTLEGLYVDLTDGQFTLSLETRDELADNFTTLWNDLRGED, encoded by the coding sequence ATGGTAGTGACCAACGGCACGTATCGTGTGCAGGACAGAGGTACCCCGGATTCGCCGGAGATCTTCCAAACCCTCGCAGACGAGTACGCACGGAAGATACTCGTCGCTGCGGACAACGGGCCGAAGACCGCGAAAACGTTGAGCGAGGAATGCGATGCCTCTCTGACGACGATCTATCGCCGCGTCTCGACGCTTCAAGAACACGGTCTCATCGAGGAACGTCATACCGTCGACTCGGACGGGTCCCACAGGAGCGAGTTCGAGACGACACTCGAAGGGCTGTACGTCGATCTCACAGACGGGCAGTTCACACTGAGTCTGGAGACGCGCGACGAACTCGCGGACAACTTTACGACTCTCTGGAACGATCTTCGGGGTGAAGACTGA
- a CDS encoding sulfite exporter TauE/SafE family protein: MSLALVVMFVGFGLLIGILFGFFGMGGSFLVTPALLVMGYDANVAVGSGLAFVFGTSVIATLKHRDLGQVDYKLGVLMIAGTTAGIEVGKIGLEFLQHIGLAGSVVSVAYVLLLGGIGVFVTYEALKGGGGGLEHDVDEDADVDEAEIPEIAQKIQSYRVPPMISIRGGFTVSLWMVLAVAFATGLLSGFLGVGGGFIRMPALFYLIGVPVPVAVGTDLFEIVFSGGIGSFLYAQSGAVDLSIVAPLLAGSALGARVGAAATDLVDEDDIKVYFGIMLLLGSIAVAVREVGGLLDMPVLDTVSLAIILGAALLVSGAVVYSGVTMLRDEAQTVSSVAD; this comes from the coding sequence ATGAGTCTGGCACTGGTGGTGATGTTCGTCGGATTCGGCCTGCTCATCGGGATCCTGTTCGGATTCTTCGGAATGGGCGGGTCGTTCCTCGTGACGCCCGCGCTGTTGGTCATGGGCTACGACGCAAACGTTGCGGTCGGGTCCGGGCTAGCGTTCGTCTTCGGGACTTCCGTCATCGCGACACTCAAGCACCGCGACCTCGGGCAGGTCGACTACAAACTCGGAGTACTGATGATCGCCGGCACTACTGCCGGCATCGAGGTCGGTAAGATCGGCCTCGAGTTCCTCCAGCACATCGGGCTCGCTGGCTCCGTGGTCAGCGTCGCGTACGTGCTCCTGCTCGGCGGGATCGGCGTCTTCGTCACGTACGAAGCACTGAAAGGCGGCGGTGGCGGCCTGGAACACGACGTCGACGAGGACGCGGACGTCGACGAGGCGGAAATCCCGGAGATCGCACAGAAGATCCAGTCCTACAGGGTTCCGCCGATGATTTCCATCCGCGGTGGCTTCACCGTCTCGCTGTGGATGGTGTTGGCCGTGGCATTCGCCACGGGTCTGCTGTCCGGGTTCCTGGGCGTCGGCGGCGGCTTCATCCGCATGCCGGCCCTGTTCTACCTGATCGGCGTTCCCGTCCCGGTCGCGGTGGGGACTGACCTCTTCGAGATCGTCTTCTCCGGCGGGATCGGGAGCTTCCTTTACGCGCAGTCCGGGGCCGTCGACCTGAGCATCGTCGCCCCGCTGTTGGCTGGGAGTGCACTCGGTGCCCGAGTCGGTGCAGCGGCGACGGATCTCGTCGATGAAGACGACATCAAGGTGTACTTCGGCATCATGCTGTTGCTGGGTTCGATCGCCGTCGCCGTGCGGGAAGTCGGCGGACTGCTGGATATGCCGGTGCTCGACACCGTGAGCCTCGCCATCATCCTCGGTGCTGCGCTACTCGTCAGTGGGGCCGTCGTTTACAGCGGCGTCACCATGCTTCGCGATGAAGCCCAAACGGTATCGTCGGTCGCAGACTGA
- a CDS encoding helix-turn-helix domain-containing protein: protein MPDSLSEQLQQDIQCEGLLECFHGLKQLDKECFRVLVNAEEPLTVDEIADTVDRERSTAYRAVQRLLQTGFIKKDQVNYEQGGYYHVYSPTDPSKIANDMQRMLNDWYAKMGQLIQEFETKYEQAEATAPAEG from the coding sequence ATGCCGGATTCGCTGTCCGAACAACTACAACAGGACATCCAGTGTGAGGGACTCCTCGAGTGCTTCCACGGCCTGAAACAACTCGACAAAGAGTGTTTTCGGGTGCTCGTCAATGCCGAGGAACCGTTGACCGTCGACGAAATCGCCGACACGGTAGATCGTGAGCGCTCGACCGCATACCGAGCCGTCCAGCGCCTGCTGCAGACGGGGTTCATCAAGAAAGATCAGGTTAACTACGAACAGGGCGGGTACTACCACGTCTACTCGCCGACCGACCCGTCGAAGATTGCAAACGACATGCAGCGGATGTTGAACGACTGGTACGCGAAAATGGGCCAGCTCATCCAGGAATTCGAAACAAAATACGAGCAGGCGGAGGCGACTGCACCGGCCGAAGGGTAG
- a CDS encoding universal stress protein, whose product MRAIYATDLSAASEAAIKNETSLESLQQIGVESIHLVTVVPSNVYAGVPAMNLEERRQQALDRYQSAMESAGFDVETHVVRGTPHRRINGIAEAVRADLSIVGSRGKSPLENRVIGSTARNLARTTVVPLLVTRIERETDEPAIRREHLFRRILFATDFSENSERAFDAFSSLRHAADGATLVHVESPKDVEATEGAEPTERLSELAEQLEEWDIDTRIDVRRGDPADEILAAAAETDPTTILLGSRGRSRLRRLLLGSVSESVVTRADENVYLVPPPRTA is encoded by the coding sequence ATGCGAGCGATTTACGCAACAGACCTCTCGGCGGCAAGCGAGGCTGCGATCAAGAACGAGACTTCTCTCGAGAGTCTCCAGCAAATCGGCGTGGAATCGATTCACCTCGTCACCGTCGTTCCCTCTAACGTCTACGCTGGCGTGCCCGCGATGAACCTCGAGGAACGACGCCAGCAAGCGCTCGATCGGTATCAGTCGGCGATGGAATCAGCGGGCTTCGACGTCGAGACGCACGTCGTCCGTGGGACGCCCCATCGGCGAATCAACGGAATTGCCGAAGCCGTCCGTGCAGACCTGTCGATCGTCGGTTCACGCGGGAAGAGTCCGCTCGAAAACCGCGTCATCGGCTCGACGGCCCGTAACCTCGCGCGAACGACCGTGGTTCCGTTGCTGGTTACTCGCATCGAACGCGAGACCGACGAGCCCGCGATCCGACGCGAGCATCTCTTCCGGCGAATACTCTTTGCGACCGACTTTTCGGAAAACTCCGAGCGCGCGTTCGACGCGTTCTCCTCGCTCCGACATGCCGCTGACGGGGCAACGCTGGTCCACGTCGAATCGCCGAAGGACGTAGAAGCCACCGAGGGAGCGGAGCCGACCGAACGGTTATCAGAACTCGCAGAACAGCTCGAGGAGTGGGACATCGACACGCGAATCGACGTTCGTCGCGGTGACCCGGCGGACGAGATTCTCGCAGCCGCAGCCGAGACAGATCCGACGACGATACTGCTGGGGTCACGCGGTCGAAGTCGACTCCGACGATTGCTGCTCGGGAGCGTCTCCGAATCGGTCGTCACGAGAGCCGACGAAAACGTGTACCTCGTTCCCCCGCCCCGGACAGCGTGA
- a CDS encoding thioredoxin family protein, with protein MTETKHADASDDGSGTERPVELNGMADYDELLAEQDLVLLEFVTSGCGICASMEPVLGTVARSAPGAVATVNAGLVPDLAAEFDVRSVPTLVVLRDGDEVARLDDGFQGAETIVDLLEAHAQK; from the coding sequence ATGACCGAAACGAAACACGCAGATGCTTCCGACGACGGTAGTGGGACGGAGAGGCCCGTCGAGTTGAACGGGATGGCAGACTACGACGAATTGCTCGCGGAGCAGGACCTCGTCTTGCTCGAGTTCGTCACGTCGGGGTGTGGGATCTGTGCGTCGATGGAGCCGGTACTCGGCACGGTCGCTCGCAGCGCACCGGGTGCGGTAGCGACGGTAAACGCGGGACTCGTCCCGGATCTCGCCGCGGAGTTCGACGTCCGGAGCGTCCCGACGCTCGTCGTCCTGCGGGACGGTGACGAAGTCGCTCGTCTCGATGACGGCTTTCAGGGTGCCGAAACGATCGTCGACCTCCTCGAAGCGCACGCCCAGAAGTAA
- a CDS encoding carbamoyltransferase family protein, which produces MTDYLLAFKPAIGLYGQHDPSAVLFEDGTPVFGVEEERYAREKHATDTFPESAIRACLDHRNLEVADLDQILLPYEPTLRNEIASHYLADAVRVPGLRRKIVALERTLVTQLRSRFLPTRQIESRLESIGTSLPPIETIPHHRCHAASAFHPSGFEEGIALTVDAKGEYDSTVVWHATDRRLKRVQTYEHPNSLGLFFAVVTEYLGYRMFNGEGKVMGLAPYGDDNPEIESVLRELIDAGRDYDVTDLTKRWGTGYGVEILENAFGRPRLESPGEFDQWEKDLAYTAQKLLEETVVDIVETAVDRLGTANVALAGGVTLNCKLNKRIRESPAVDRVFVQPVAHDAGLALGAGWSQQRPADVDHQTSVYLGPEYEPDEIRSTLEENKIAYAKPDNLERYVAERLAAGDLVGWFQGRMEMGPRALGARSILADPRTAESRDRVNRYVKHREEWRPFAPSMLESAADEYLVDGQPAPFMIEADDAQPGRIDELEAVVHPADESTRPQTVREDQHPRYHRLISEFDDITGVPVVLNTSFNDHAEPIVRTPTQALKDFYGMGLDVLALEDFVVEKDTA; this is translated from the coding sequence ATGACGGATTATTTGCTCGCGTTCAAACCCGCGATTGGACTCTACGGACAACACGATCCGAGCGCTGTCCTCTTCGAAGACGGAACTCCTGTGTTCGGCGTCGAAGAAGAACGATATGCGCGAGAGAAACACGCCACCGATACCTTTCCGGAAAGCGCGATACGTGCCTGTCTCGACCATCGAAACCTCGAGGTCGCCGATCTGGATCAGATCCTGCTCCCGTACGAGCCGACGCTTCGAAACGAAATCGCCTCTCACTATCTGGCCGATGCGGTTCGAGTGCCTGGCCTTCGACGGAAAATCGTCGCGCTGGAACGGACACTCGTCACGCAACTTCGGAGCCGGTTCCTCCCGACCCGGCAGATCGAATCCCGCCTCGAGTCGATCGGGACCTCGTTGCCGCCGATCGAGACGATTCCCCATCATCGCTGTCATGCTGCGAGTGCCTTCCACCCGTCCGGCTTCGAGGAGGGGATCGCCCTCACCGTCGACGCGAAAGGTGAGTACGATTCGACGGTCGTCTGGCACGCAACGGATCGGCGTTTAAAACGCGTCCAGACGTACGAACACCCCAACAGTCTCGGACTCTTCTTTGCCGTCGTGACGGAGTACCTCGGGTATCGGATGTTCAACGGCGAGGGGAAGGTCATGGGACTCGCACCGTACGGCGACGACAACCCCGAGATCGAATCCGTCTTGCGAGAACTGATAGACGCGGGCAGAGACTACGACGTCACCGACCTGACGAAACGCTGGGGGACCGGCTACGGCGTCGAAATCCTCGAGAACGCGTTCGGTCGTCCCCGACTGGAGTCGCCGGGCGAGTTCGACCAGTGGGAGAAAGACCTCGCGTACACGGCCCAGAAATTGCTCGAAGAGACCGTCGTCGACATCGTGGAGACGGCTGTCGACCGACTGGGCACCGCCAACGTCGCGCTCGCGGGCGGTGTCACGCTGAACTGTAAACTGAATAAACGCATCCGGGAATCGCCGGCCGTCGACCGCGTCTTCGTCCAGCCCGTCGCTCACGACGCTGGGCTCGCCCTCGGGGCAGGATGGTCGCAGCAACGTCCGGCGGATGTCGACCACCAGACGTCGGTTTATCTCGGACCTGAATACGAGCCCGACGAAATACGATCCACCCTCGAAGAAAACAAAATCGCGTACGCGAAACCGGATAACCTCGAGCGGTACGTCGCCGAACGACTCGCAGCGGGCGACCTCGTCGGCTGGTTCCAGGGCCGAATGGAGATGGGCCCTCGAGCGCTCGGAGCCCGGAGCATCCTCGCCGATCCTCGCACCGCCGAATCTCGTGACCGTGTCAATCGGTACGTCAAACACCGCGAAGAGTGGCGACCGTTTGCGCCGTCGATGCTCGAGTCGGCTGCCGACGAGTACCTCGTCGACGGACAGCCGGCACCGTTCATGATCGAGGCCGACGACGCCCAGCCCGGTCGGATCGACGAACTCGAAGCCGTGGTGCACCCGGCCGACGAGTCGACCCGTCCTCAGACCGTCCGCGAGGACCAGCATCCCCGGTATCACCGGCTCATCTCGGAGTTTGACGACATCACCGGTGTTCCGGTCGTTCTGAACACTTCGTTTAACGACCATGCCGAGCCGATCGTCCGAACACCGACGCAAGCGCTCAAGGATTTCTACGGGATGGGACTCGACGTGCTCGCGCTCGAGGATTTCGTCGTCGAAAAGGACACGGCGTAG
- a CDS encoding YeeE/YedE family protein → MSRNRHPLFMPVIFVGGLIFGFGLGFSQMARPEVVLNFLQFEDFGLLFVMFGAAIVSGIAFAVMPRIRDSAPLTGNRYERRLKPFDRNVLIGGAIFGVGWGLSGICPGAAYASLGVGNVTILWALAGMFLGAYLQGRWRSRAASTDTVAAGAD, encoded by the coding sequence GTGAGCCGGAACCGACATCCCCTGTTCATGCCGGTGATCTTCGTCGGCGGCCTGATCTTCGGTTTCGGCCTCGGATTCAGCCAGATGGCACGCCCGGAGGTCGTGTTGAACTTCCTGCAGTTCGAGGACTTCGGACTGCTGTTCGTCATGTTCGGCGCGGCGATCGTCTCCGGGATCGCCTTCGCAGTGATGCCCCGGATTCGGGACAGTGCGCCACTGACCGGCAACCGGTACGAACGCCGGTTGAAGCCCTTCGATCGGAACGTCCTGATCGGCGGTGCGATCTTCGGCGTCGGCTGGGGTCTCTCGGGAATCTGCCCGGGAGCCGCCTATGCAAGTCTCGGCGTCGGCAACGTCACCATCCTCTGGGCGCTCGCCGGGATGTTCCTCGGCGCGTACCTGCAGGGTCGGTGGCGGAGTCGTGCCGCGAGTACCGATACCGTGGCTGCGGGTGCTGACTAA
- a CDS encoding DUF7521 family protein — MEASFVIAKLITLFLSLMVAYLAYHGYQRSDRTPMLYVSGGFVFIGAGAVCEGLIYHTFGTTIVSAALIQAVVVSSGMILILVSLMK; from the coding sequence ATGGAAGCGTCGTTCGTCATCGCCAAACTGATAACGCTCTTTTTGAGCCTCATGGTCGCGTATCTGGCGTATCACGGCTATCAGCGTAGCGACCGGACGCCGATGCTATACGTCTCCGGCGGCTTCGTGTTCATCGGTGCGGGTGCGGTCTGTGAGGGACTTATCTATCACACGTTTGGAACGACGATCGTTTCTGCCGCGCTCATCCAGGCAGTCGTCGTCTCGAGCGGGATGATCCTCATCCTCGTATCGCTGATGAAGTAA